A region of Haladaptatus caseinilyticus DNA encodes the following proteins:
- a CDS encoding acyl-CoA dehydrogenase family protein, which produces MADPIDSGLALSPTQEAVCDAIRTVCREFDDTYWRDRDAEGEYPHEFVNALAEEGWLGILLPEAYGGKGYGTEEAVAMMYEIARSGAGFSGAQTVHAAIYNSTPLVKYGSEKLKDGLLSRVASGDAWIQCFSLTEPKAGSESTAITTRADRDGDEYVVNGEKLWTSRIDVSDYLVLAARTTPYEEAGKKTEGVSLFLVDIERGIEDGSIELEEIEKTVSGAVSSFRVTYDDLRIPADQLIGVEDEGFYQVLDGLNEERLVIAAETVGLGELAIETAVEYANEREVFGRSIGKNQAIQHPLAAAFARVQAAKQFTFDAATRTKDADRKTIGSRANTAKYLSAEAAFEAADAAVQAHGGRGVAREYDVERYFREARLTRLVPLTQELALNYVGENVLGLPRSY; this is translated from the coding sequence ATGGCAGATCCTATCGATAGCGGGTTAGCGCTATCTCCGACACAGGAAGCCGTTTGTGACGCGATACGGACGGTGTGTCGCGAGTTCGATGACACGTACTGGCGCGACCGAGACGCGGAGGGGGAGTATCCCCACGAATTTGTCAACGCCCTTGCCGAGGAAGGGTGGCTCGGAATCCTCCTCCCTGAAGCGTATGGAGGGAAGGGGTACGGAACCGAGGAAGCGGTAGCGATGATGTACGAAATCGCCAGAAGCGGGGCAGGATTTAGCGGCGCACAGACGGTTCACGCCGCTATCTATAACTCGACGCCACTCGTAAAATACGGGAGCGAGAAGCTCAAAGACGGGCTCCTTTCGCGGGTGGCGAGCGGTGATGCGTGGATCCAGTGTTTTAGCCTCACCGAACCGAAGGCGGGATCGGAGTCGACCGCGATCACCACTCGCGCTGATCGCGACGGTGACGAGTACGTAGTTAACGGCGAGAAGCTTTGGACCTCCCGCATCGACGTCAGTGACTATCTCGTATTGGCCGCGCGAACAACGCCATACGAGGAAGCGGGAAAGAAAACTGAAGGCGTCTCGCTGTTTCTCGTCGATATCGAGCGTGGAATCGAGGATGGGAGTATCGAATTGGAGGAGATCGAAAAAACTGTGAGCGGGGCGGTGAGCTCCTTCCGCGTAACGTACGACGATCTCCGAATTCCCGCCGACCAGCTGATCGGTGTCGAGGACGAGGGGTTCTATCAGGTGCTCGATGGCCTCAACGAGGAGCGATTGGTAATCGCCGCCGAGACGGTGGGTCTCGGGGAACTCGCAATCGAAACGGCTGTCGAGTACGCGAACGAGCGAGAAGTGTTCGGTCGTTCTATCGGAAAGAACCAGGCCATTCAACATCCATTGGCTGCGGCGTTTGCTCGCGTCCAAGCTGCAAAGCAGTTCACGTTCGACGCGGCAACACGGACGAAAGACGCGGATCGAAAAACGATCGGCTCACGGGCAAACACCGCGAAGTATCTCTCCGCCGAAGCTGCCTTCGAGGCGGCGGACGCCGCCGTTCAAGCTCACGGCGGACGAGGTGTGGCCCGCGAATACGACGTTGAACGGTACTTTCGCGAGGCGCGACTCACCCGTCTCGTCCCTCTTACACAGGAACTGGCACTCAACTACGTAGGGGAGAACGTACTCGGACTCCCTCGATCGTACTGA
- a CDS encoding MaoC family dehydratase gives MNDNNTTDETTENRLVEGWQGRYYEDFTIGDVYKHPFGRTVTETDNVWMTNVTMNLNPMHFNEAYASETEFGERLVDGTFVIALAVGMSVIDVSVNATANLGYDDVRHHAPVFHGDTILAESEVLSKRESDSRDHVGIVETELRAYNQDNEKVLSLKRTPMVLKREYAQPSAAQPPGWPEGIGTQPGDTEATDE, from the coding sequence ATGAACGACAACAACACGACGGACGAGACGACGGAGAATCGATTGGTCGAAGGATGGCAGGGCCGCTACTACGAGGACTTCACGATCGGTGACGTGTACAAACATCCGTTCGGGCGGACCGTCACCGAGACGGATAACGTTTGGATGACGAACGTAACGATGAACCTCAACCCGATGCACTTCAATGAGGCCTACGCGTCCGAAACGGAATTCGGTGAGCGCCTCGTCGACGGAACGTTTGTCATCGCACTGGCGGTCGGGATGAGTGTCATCGATGTCTCGGTCAACGCCACCGCGAACCTCGGGTACGACGACGTCCGTCACCATGCACCCGTTTTCCACGGCGACACCATCCTTGCCGAGAGTGAAGTGCTCTCTAAACGGGAGAGCGATAGTCGCGATCACGTCGGCATCGTCGAAACGGAGTTACGAGCGTACAATCAAGACAACGAGAAAGTCCTTTCGTTGAAGCGGACCCCGATGGTGTTGAAACGAGAGTACGCCCAGCCAAGCGCCGCACAGCCACCGGGATGGCCCGAGGGGATCGGTACACAACCAGGCGATACCGAGGCTACCGATGAGTAA
- a CDS encoding acetyl-CoA hydrolase/transferase C-terminal domain-containing protein, whose amino-acid sequence MSNSTDRIQDGLTATDAATAADTVDPTDVVLSSGFGGVGYPKRVPQALADDDRDMSLTVVSGGGVGGEIDDALVAAGQMARRFPFQTRERSRTAINDGEIAFHDRHISRFGDEVRLGDVGDPGVAIVEAVAVGENWLIPTTSIGHTPSFVAAADRLIVEVNHEQPRELEHIHDVYQRDLPPNRDPIPITEPIERIGSAAISFDAEKLVAVVETDRFDDPYSFREPTDVDGVIADNLRSFLEAELERNPTLRDRINLQFGVGSLGNALMGALSEIDFGDREVVYFGEVFQDGLLDAIDEGLLAGASATSLALSVGGQQRLFEDIERYAEDVVLRPADVSNNPALIDQFGVVGVNSAVDIDLYGNANATHIGGTNVINGIGGGGDFNRNCRLGIIALPSTAGDGSISRIVPSVAHVDHTEHDHSVVVTEHGVADLRGLSPTERMERIVDLAHPDFRADLRKYRDQALDEGGHIPMCTDFEFR is encoded by the coding sequence ATGAGTAACTCGACCGACCGCATTCAGGATGGCCTCACCGCCACCGATGCGGCGACGGCCGCTGACACCGTTGATCCCACCGACGTCGTCCTCAGTAGCGGGTTCGGTGGCGTTGGATATCCGAAACGGGTACCCCAGGCGCTGGCCGACGACGATCGCGACATGTCGCTCACCGTCGTCTCCGGTGGGGGCGTCGGCGGCGAAATCGATGACGCACTGGTTGCGGCAGGCCAGATGGCTCGCCGGTTTCCGTTTCAGACTCGCGAACGTTCCCGTACTGCGATCAATGACGGTGAAATAGCTTTCCACGATCGCCACATCTCGCGGTTCGGCGATGAGGTTCGGCTTGGCGATGTCGGTGATCCTGGCGTCGCAATCGTCGAAGCCGTCGCCGTCGGTGAGAACTGGTTGATTCCCACGACTTCGATCGGACACACGCCGTCGTTCGTCGCTGCTGCCGACCGCCTCATCGTGGAGGTAAATCACGAGCAACCGCGTGAACTAGAACACATCCACGACGTCTACCAGCGTGATCTTCCTCCGAACCGCGATCCAATTCCTATCACCGAACCGATCGAACGAATCGGTTCCGCAGCGATATCGTTCGATGCCGAGAAGCTCGTCGCTGTCGTCGAAACGGATCGTTTCGACGACCCGTATTCATTCAGGGAACCGACTGACGTCGACGGCGTCATCGCGGACAACCTCCGGTCATTTTTGGAGGCGGAACTGGAGCGAAATCCGACGCTACGGGACCGCATCAATCTCCAGTTCGGGGTCGGGAGCCTCGGAAACGCGCTTATGGGTGCACTCTCCGAGATCGACTTCGGCGACCGCGAGGTGGTGTACTTCGGCGAAGTGTTCCAAGACGGTCTCCTGGACGCCATCGACGAAGGGTTGCTGGCAGGGGCGAGTGCGACGTCTCTCGCGCTCTCGGTCGGAGGTCAGCAACGACTGTTCGAGGATATCGAGCGATACGCCGAGGACGTCGTCCTTCGTCCCGCCGACGTGTCGAACAATCCCGCTCTCATCGACCAATTCGGGGTCGTGGGTGTCAACAGCGCCGTCGATATCGATCTCTACGGTAACGCGAACGCGACCCATATCGGCGGGACGAACGTCATCAACGGCATCGGTGGTGGCGGTGATTTCAATCGTAACTGCCGCCTTGGGATCATCGCGCTGCCGTCGACCGCTGGAGACGGGTCCATCTCGCGGATCGTCCCCAGCGTCGCACATGTCGACCATACCGAACACGATCACTCCGTCGTCGTTACGGAACACGGCGTCGCCGACCTTCGTGGGTTGAGTCCCACGGAACGCATGGAACGGATCGTGGACCTTGCACACCCCGATTTTCGTGCCGACCTCCGAAAGTACAGGGATCAGGCCCTTGATGAGGGTGGCCATATCCCGATGTGCACGGACTTCGAGTTCCGGTAG
- a CDS encoding TAXI family TRAP transporter solute-binding subunit, translating into MSDDSVSRRNILKGATTMGAISLAGCTDGLSGGSGGEGNYQMTIAGTSSGSSTQQAAQALARAAQQHSDSVSISVQVTDGWTANLYEFDNGNFSSIGVDNNSLSKAMNDEGPFADKSIDSLPMQGFVFTNLEIHWVAMEGSGIKSTADLRDGGHTIYPIQPGFGTRLLTEEVIKEAGLWKQNDILNVDTSDIPGAVEEKRADALCIYGANGVNLSSWVQEVDVRSNGGLYLMEVDDEFRQAIKNVPGAIVNEFDDYPYEWEQDVTKVTDTTTAWVLSGQWAFGPDVPADAAKEVARLSTEHHDTIREADPTALDHSGMNSMTTAVIPDLEIHPGVAEYWRNNDVWNDDWKEGSTNE; encoded by the coding sequence ATGTCTGACGACAGTGTATCGCGCCGGAACATACTGAAAGGCGCGACGACGATGGGAGCGATCAGCTTAGCCGGTTGTACCGACGGCCTCAGCGGCGGAAGCGGCGGTGAGGGCAATTATCAAATGACCATCGCTGGCACTAGTTCCGGGTCGTCGACCCAACAGGCAGCACAGGCACTCGCACGGGCCGCACAACAACACAGTGATTCCGTTTCGATCTCCGTCCAGGTTACGGATGGCTGGACGGCCAACCTCTACGAGTTCGACAACGGTAACTTTAGCTCGATCGGCGTCGACAACAACTCCCTCTCGAAGGCGATGAACGACGAGGGACCGTTTGCGGACAAATCGATCGATTCCCTCCCGATGCAGGGATTCGTCTTTACGAATCTCGAGATTCACTGGGTTGCGATGGAAGGTTCGGGCATCAAGTCGACCGCGGACCTCCGGGATGGCGGCCACACCATCTATCCCATTCAACCCGGGTTCGGTACGCGATTACTCACTGAGGAAGTGATCAAGGAGGCAGGACTCTGGAAACAAAACGATATCCTCAACGTCGACACCAGCGATATTCCCGGCGCCGTGGAGGAGAAACGTGCCGATGCGCTCTGCATTTACGGAGCGAACGGGGTTAACCTATCGAGCTGGGTACAGGAGGTCGACGTCCGCAGCAACGGCGGCCTCTACCTGATGGAAGTCGACGACGAATTCCGTCAGGCCATCAAGAACGTGCCAGGTGCGATCGTGAACGAGTTCGACGACTATCCATACGAGTGGGAACAGGACGTGACCAAGGTCACGGATACGACCACCGCATGGGTTCTCTCCGGTCAGTGGGCGTTCGGTCCCGACGTCCCCGCCGATGCGGCAAAAGAGGTCGCTCGTCTTTCCACAGAACACCACGACACCATTCGCGAGGCTGATCCCACGGCGCTCGACCACTCCGGCATGAACTCGATGACTACCGCCGTCATCCCTGACCTGGAGATTCATCCGGGCGTTGCCGAATACTGGCGGAACAACGATGTCTGGAACGATGATTGGAAAGAAGGCTCGACGAACGAATAG
- a CDS encoding TRAP transporter permease: protein MRNVLIGISVLFWVFVIWYAWDQTIPRAQYGVIFFGIILELFVLTELMELAGGGRGYLPTDVKRAYGPGNRIEALLLTFSAIDVAITCLYVATQFQALYVTRQGRALQYEIYMAAVFTLVVIYLTWRSFGPTFLSIILLGIAYGRWGMFAPGPLSHGGIGWDRLMRVLVLSVGGFFGFLTQLVAAWIALFLLYAGFLKAFGAFDLIMRLAFRSARYIDSGIAQTAVLSSAVVGSVNGSQTANAGMTGSFTIPLMKRNGMKPETAGAIEAVASTSGQVLPPVMGAAAFIMASLITGITYADVIVAGLIPAAVLVVTIFIAVHYVSVPQLNDTDPEALIEDPMDRSEFVIESLKYGIPLAILIYKLGIEQVTVMTAALWTATAMLATGTLVPLIQAAIGTSGESVGTSAHRSIWETLDGAREGVVVLAPVAIILGAINGVVDILTATGVPTSISLTLMDLSGGVLWIAAILAMIICIILGLGMPTTASYTIVALLIAPTLINQFFLPELAGHFFVFYAAILAGLTPPIATCVAVASGIAGADFWKSCWEAIKISAPLFILPFAFVYHPEIVSAQLNGQVLTSGAFAMIGAITIIHGINYPFSFETSITLPARFAFIVMGIVIMLYPSSTVQVIAFALVVAMYIVQAFVGRPDPTGVFRSKIGTSSGRQPRPSESKRE from the coding sequence ATGCGAAACGTACTGATCGGCATCTCGGTCCTCTTCTGGGTGTTCGTCATCTGGTACGCCTGGGATCAGACCATCCCCCGTGCGCAGTACGGCGTCATCTTCTTCGGAATCATCCTCGAACTGTTCGTCCTCACCGAACTGATGGAGCTTGCAGGCGGTGGTCGGGGTTATCTTCCCACCGACGTCAAACGAGCCTATGGTCCCGGTAACAGGATCGAAGCGTTGTTGTTGACGTTCTCCGCAATCGACGTGGCAATCACGTGTCTGTACGTCGCGACGCAGTTCCAAGCGTTGTACGTCACCAGACAAGGCAGGGCACTCCAGTACGAAATCTACATGGCGGCGGTATTCACGCTCGTCGTGATCTATCTGACTTGGCGGTCGTTCGGCCCGACCTTCCTGTCTATCATCCTTCTGGGGATCGCTTACGGCCGCTGGGGGATGTTCGCACCCGGCCCGCTCTCACACGGCGGTATCGGTTGGGACAGGCTCATGCGTGTTCTCGTCCTCAGCGTCGGGGGATTTTTTGGCTTCCTGACACAGTTGGTTGCGGCGTGGATTGCACTGTTTTTGCTCTACGCCGGGTTCCTGAAGGCGTTTGGCGCGTTCGACCTTATCATGCGCCTGGCGTTCCGTTCGGCTAGGTACATCGATTCGGGAATCGCACAGACCGCCGTGCTGTCCTCGGCCGTCGTAGGATCGGTCAACGGCAGTCAAACAGCAAACGCCGGGATGACTGGCTCGTTCACCATCCCACTTATGAAGCGGAACGGTATGAAACCCGAAACTGCGGGTGCGATCGAGGCCGTCGCCTCAACTTCCGGTCAAGTGCTCCCGCCAGTGATGGGGGCTGCCGCATTCATCATGGCATCACTGATAACCGGCATCACATACGCGGACGTCATCGTCGCCGGCTTGATCCCCGCAGCAGTGTTGGTGGTGACGATCTTCATCGCGGTACACTACGTTTCCGTGCCACAACTCAACGACACCGACCCCGAAGCTCTCATCGAGGATCCGATGGATCGGTCGGAGTTCGTCATCGAGAGTCTGAAGTACGGCATTCCGCTGGCGATCTTGATCTACAAGCTGGGGATCGAACAGGTGACGGTGATGACCGCCGCGCTGTGGACGGCAACGGCGATGCTCGCTACCGGCACGCTGGTTCCCTTGATTCAGGCCGCGATCGGAACGAGCGGGGAGTCCGTCGGAACGTCCGCCCATCGAAGCATCTGGGAGACGCTTGACGGCGCACGCGAAGGAGTGGTCGTCCTCGCGCCGGTTGCGATCATCCTTGGTGCGATAAACGGCGTCGTGGACATCCTTACTGCGACAGGGGTTCCGACATCGATTTCGCTCACTCTGATGGATCTCTCGGGCGGCGTACTGTGGATTGCAGCCATCCTCGCGATGATCATCTGTATTATCCTCGGATTAGGGATGCCCACGACGGCGTCGTACACGATCGTCGCGCTACTCATCGCGCCGACGCTCATCAATCAGTTCTTCCTACCGGAACTCGCGGGGCACTTCTTCGTATTCTATGCGGCGATTCTCGCGGGACTCACGCCGCCGATCGCGACCTGCGTCGCTGTGGCCTCCGGGATCGCCGGTGCTGACTTCTGGAAGAGTTGTTGGGAGGCGATCAAAATATCCGCACCGCTGTTCATCCTTCCCTTCGCGTTCGTCTACCATCCCGAAATCGTCTCCGCTCAACTAAACGGGCAGGTGCTCACGTCCGGTGCGTTCGCGATGATCGGGGCGATCACGATTATTCACGGGATCAACTACCCGTTCTCGTTCGAAACGTCGATCACGCTTCCGGCTCGGTTCGCCTTCATCGTGATGGGTATCGTCATTATGCTCTATCCGTCATCGACGGTGCAGGTGATTGCATTCGCCCTCGTCGTCGCGATGTACATCGTTCAGGCGTTCGTCGGGCGGCCAGACCCAACTGGCGTTTTCCGCAGCAAAATTGGCACTTCCAGTGGACGACAACCCCGACCGAGTGAATCGAAGCGCGAGTAG
- a CDS encoding SDR family NAD(P)-dependent oxidoreductase produces MILDSKVAVIYGAGGHIGSAVARAFAREGARVFLAGRTQANLDEVADDIRSNDGDVDTAVVDATDEQAVDEYVDIVVEEAGHVDISFNLIGYGDVQEPLLEITVDDFLQPITTAMRTQFLTTRAAARHMIEQESGVILFFGGDGPQTFPGLGGFKTALDAIEGLRRQWAVELGRHGIRVVTLKTGGIPESIPESVSGMEEIASEIEDETLLKRAATLADVGDVASFVASDRARSMTATEVNISCGALMD; encoded by the coding sequence ATGATACTCGATAGCAAAGTCGCCGTGATCTATGGGGCGGGGGGTCACATCGGCAGTGCGGTGGCCCGAGCGTTCGCCCGCGAGGGAGCGCGGGTCTTCCTCGCCGGTCGCACTCAGGCGAATCTCGACGAGGTCGCCGATGACATTCGTTCGAACGATGGCGACGTTGACACCGCTGTCGTCGACGCAACTGACGAGCAGGCCGTCGACGAGTACGTCGATATAGTTGTCGAGGAGGCCGGGCACGTCGATATCTCGTTCAATCTCATCGGGTACGGAGACGTTCAGGAACCATTGCTAGAGATCACCGTGGACGATTTCCTGCAGCCGATAACGACCGCGATGCGAACACAGTTCCTGACCACGAGGGCGGCCGCTCGACACATGATCGAACAGGAGTCGGGAGTAATCTTATTTTTCGGGGGGGATGGCCCGCAGACGTTTCCCGGGTTGGGTGGCTTCAAAACCGCACTCGACGCTATCGAAGGACTCCGCCGGCAGTGGGCCGTCGAGCTCGGGAGGCATGGTATCCGCGTCGTCACGTTGAAAACCGGCGGTATCCCCGAGTCCATCCCCGAGTCGGTCTCAGGTATGGAAGAGATCGCCTCGGAAATCGAAGACGAAACCTTGTTGAAACGGGCTGCAACGCTAGCCGACGTGGGTGATGTCGCCTCCTTCGTGGCCTCAGACCGGGCTCGCTCAATGACTGCCACCGAGGTCAACATTTCCTGTGGTGCCTTAATGGATTAG